A stretch of Electrophorus electricus isolate fEleEle1 chromosome 3, fEleEle1.pri, whole genome shotgun sequence DNA encodes these proteins:
- the nat8l2 gene encoding probable N-acetyltransferase camello isoform X1 codes for MHIVIRKFKPSDCEAVRTIFQDGIQEHIRPAFIYAISQPLHIFVTLWFFTMGYILGGESVFMALLAGGSWVSLIYYCSYELYAGFVRLKLCTDMRDITGHYLHNPDNCFWVAEAEVNGRPQLIGMVAVEGKKVPDGNRQKTGELFRMIVSSACRRTGLGLRLYKKAEDFCKERGFSKIVLNTSSIQTSAIALYIKMGFIHVQTHTRSEAPSWVIKMTRITILKMEKLL; via the exons a TGCATATAGTGATTAGGAAATTCAAGCCATCAGACTGTGAAGCTGTCCGCACAATATTTCAAGATGGAATCCAGGAGCACATCAGGCCCGCATTCATCTATGCCATTTCCCAGCCACTCCACATTTTTGTGACACTGTGGTTTTTCACCATGGGTTATATACTGGGTGGAGAATCTGTTTTCATGGCTCTGCTGGCAGGAGGTTCCTGGGTCAGCTTGATTTATTACTGCAGCTATGAGCTCTATGCTGGTTTTGTCCGGCTAAAACTGTGCACAGACATGCGGGACATCACTGGCCACTATCTCCATAATCCAGACAATTGCTTCTGGGTTGCTGAGGCAGAAGTCAATGGAAGACCTCAGCTCATAGGTATGGTGGCTGTGGAGGGCAAAAAAGTACCAGATGGTAACAGGCAAAAGACTGGGGAACTTTTCAGAATGATCGTATCATCAGCATGTCGTCGAACAGGGCTCGGCTTGCGTTTGTATAAAAAGGCCGAGGACTTTTGTAAAGAGCGAGGGTTCTCAAAGATTGTACTTAACACTAGCTCCATTCAGACATCAGCTATAGcactttacattaaaatggGTTTTATACATGTTCAGACTCACACACGCAGTGAAGCTCCCTCATGGGTGATCAAAATGACCAGAATTACAATTCTGAAGATGGAGAAACTGCTATAA
- the nat8l2 gene encoding probable N-acetyltransferase camello isoform X2: MHIVIRKFKPSDCEAVRTIFQDGIQEHIRPAFIYAISQPLHIFVTLWFFTMGYILGGESVFMALLAGGSWVSLIYYCSYELYAGFVRLKLCTDMRDITGHYLHNPDNCFWVAEAEVNGRPQLIGMVAVEGKKVPDGNRQKTGELFRMIVSSACRRTGLGLRLYKKAEDFCKERGFSKIVLNTSSIQTSAIALYIKMGFIHVQTHTRSEAPSWVIKMTRITILKMEKLL, from the exons A TGCATATAGTGATTAGGAAATTCAAGCCATCAGACTGTGAAGCTGTCCGCACAATATTTCAAGATGGAATCCAGGAGCACATCAGGCCCGCATTCATCTATGCCATTTCCCAGCCACTCCACATTTTTGTGACACTGTGGTTTTTCACCATGGGTTATATACTGGGTGGAGAATCTGTTTTCATGGCTCTGCTGGCAGGAGGTTCCTGGGTCAGCTTGATTTATTACTGCAGCTATGAGCTCTATGCTGGTTTTGTCCGGCTAAAACTGTGCACAGACATGCGGGACATCACTGGCCACTATCTCCATAATCCAGACAATTGCTTCTGGGTTGCTGAGGCAGAAGTCAATGGAAGACCTCAGCTCATAGGTATGGTGGCTGTGGAGGGCAAAAAAGTACCAGATGGTAACAGGCAAAAGACTGGGGAACTTTTCAGAATGATCGTATCATCAGCATGTCGTCGAACAGGGCTCGGCTTGCGTTTGTATAAAAAGGCCGAGGACTTTTGTAAAGAGCGAGGGTTCTCAAAGATTGTACTTAACACTAGCTCCATTCAGACATCAGCTATAGcactttacattaaaatggGTTTTATACATGTTCAGACTCACACACGCAGTGAAGCTCCCTCATGGGTGATCAAAATGACCAGAATTACAATTCTGAAGATGGAGAAACTGCTATAA